The following are encoded together in the Trachemys scripta elegans isolate TJP31775 chromosome 7, CAS_Tse_1.0, whole genome shotgun sequence genome:
- the FUT11 gene encoding alpha-(1,3)-fucosyltransferase 11 yields MGVRGGGQGWVGWPRCCLAASLVLAAVAGPLAAGEWEPAEGPPEPRGRSPFQPSTGLPPVEFGAVVAASYRGPGNGDTRRNRELPILLWWSPGLFPHFPGDTERIDCARHSCLVTRRRRVALQQRTKAIIFYGTDFRAYEAPLPRLPHQTWALLHEESPMNNYLLSHRPGISLFNYTATFRRESDYPLTLQWLPSLDYLRRAALPLAEKERWRKRGYAPVLYVQSHCDVPSDRDRYVRELMKYIQVDSYGKCLNNRELPSERLRDTSTATTEDSEFMTFISRYKFHLAMENAICNDYMTEKLWRPMHLGAIPVYRGSPSVRDWMPDELSIILVDDFRSPQELAQFLDFLDRNGEEYLKYLEYKKPGGITNQFLLENMERREWGVNDMTLPNYLNGFECFICDRENIRVAGERDHKKSRGKVPAPEPHVAQFTHMGCPMPAPGFGNIEDLSAGDSWKEMWLQDYWQSLDQGEALTTMIHHNESHQGRFWDYMHEIFLKRTRQQ; encoded by the exons ATGGGCGTTCGGGGCggcgggcagggctgggtgggctgGCCGCGCTGTTGCCTTGCAGCGAGCTTGGTGCTGGCCGCAGTGGCCGGGCCGCTCGCAGCTGGAGAGTGGGAGCCCGCAGAGGGGCCGCCCGAGCCCCGCGGCCGCTCCCCTTTCCAGCCCAGCACCGGCCTGCCCCCGGTGGAGTTCGGGGCGGTTGTTGCGGCCTCGTACCGGGGCCCTGGGAACGGCGACACCCGCCGCAACCGGGAGCTGCCCATCCTGCTGTGGTGGAGCCCGGGCCTCTTCCCACACTTCCCAGGGGACACGGAGCGCATCGACTGCGCGCGCCATTCCTGCCTGGTGACCCGGCGCCGGCGCGTGGCGCTGCAGCAGCGCACTAAGGCTATCATCTTCTACGGGACGGACTTCCGGGCCTACGAGGCGCCGCTGCCGCGGCTGCCCCACCAGACCTGGGCGCTGCTCCACGAGGAATCCCCCATGAACAACTACCTGCTCTCCCACCGGCCCGGCATCAGCCTCTTCAACTACACGGCCACCTTCCGGAGGGAGTCGGACTATCCCCTGACCCTGCAGTGGCTGCCCAGCCTGGATTACCTGCGCCGGGCCGCCCTACCCCTGGCGGAAAAGGAGCGGTGGCGAAAGCGGGGCTATGCCCCGGTGCTGTACGTGCAGTCCCACTGCGATGTCCCCTCCGACAGGGACAGATACGTGCGGGAGCTGATGAAGTACATCCAG GTAGACTCCTATGGTAAATGCCTGAATAACCGAGAGCTTCCCAGTGAGAGGCTGAGGGACACTTCTACAGCCACAACAGAGGATTCTGAATTCATGACCTTTATCTCCAGGTACAAGTTTCATCTTGCGATGGAGAATGCCATATGCAATGACTACATGACCGAGAAGCTGTGGCGTCCAATGCATTTGGGCGCCATCCCTGTATACCGAGGCTCCCCATCTGTGCGGGACTGGATGCCTGATGAACTCTCCATCATCCTCGTGGATGATTTCCGAAGCCCCCAAGAGCTTGCACAGTTCCTTGACTTCCTGGACAGGAATGGAGAGGAGTATTTGAAATACCTAGAGTATAAGAAGCCGGGAGGCATTACAAACCAGTTTCTGCTGGAGAACATGGAGAGGCGTGAGTGGGGAGTGAATGACATGACTTTGCCCAATTACCTGAACGGCTTTGAGTGTTTCATCTGTGACAGGGAGAACATTCGAGTCGCTGGTGAGAGGGATCATAAGAAATCTCGTGGGAAAGTGCCAGCTCCTGAACCCCACGTAGCTCAGTTCACACACATGGGGTGTCCCATGCCAGCCCCTGGCTTTGGAAACATTGAGGATCTCTCTGCAGGAGACAG CTGGAAGGAGATGTGGCTACAGGATTATTGGCAGAGTCTTGACCAGGGTGAGGCTCTCACCACCATGATTCACCACAACGAGTCTCATCAGGGAAGATTTTGGGATTATATGCATGAGATCTTCCTGAAGAGGACCAGACAGCAATGA